Proteins co-encoded in one Papaver somniferum cultivar HN1 chromosome 5, ASM357369v1, whole genome shotgun sequence genomic window:
- the LOC113278786 gene encoding protein LAZY 1-like — protein MTSGAKALTPEQQQYYHPKPNIYTYCYASLFPGQPTSERKSPAEAFARMGSSRVEENNEFLACKGLESSSADVSISGCFDGFLTIEILGLDQNQLVIEPQTPTFSFENVSQNNLKLANEELEKVLNANVINKLKDDRFYWNGSMSARTGHVSTVTLGASTDNGSGDRKHTPLQGYFDLPTECTIVARKNPRPSLGELFQKNRLEKENYSKENYHTKYSAGVSDMSIKKFLKWLMLRSGTPADPVSAENRLQKALQIFSRKVHPECSTVPQNSQMSRKNENNTGITLSYNKNAARSMVDEEISSFPPRSHQTQKRGTMTKDSTLYANGEYWIKTDAEYLVLEL, from the exons ATGAC GTCTGGGGCAAAAGCCCTCACTCCTGAACAGCAACAGTACTACCATCCAAAACCAAATATATATACCTACTGTTATGCAAGCCTTTTCCCAGGACAACCAACCTCAGAAAGAAAATCTCCTGCAGAAGCATTTGCTAGAATGGGTTCTTCTAGAGTTGAAGAAAACAACGAGTTCCTCGCTTGCAAAGGACTCGAGTCCTCTTCAGCAGATGTTTCCATCTCTGGATGTTTCGATGGGTTTCTGACAATTGAAATACTGGGTTTGGACCAAAATCAACTTGTTATTGAACCTCAAACACCAACTTTTTCTTTCGAAAACGTATCTCAAAATAACTTGAAGCTCGCGAATGAGGAGTTAGAGAAAGTGTTAAACGCCAACGTAATTAATAAGCTGAAGGATGATAGGTTCTACTGGAATGGTTCAATGTCAGCCAGGACTGGTCATGTCAGTACTGTGACACTCGGTGCAAGTACTGACAATGGCAGTGGCGACAGAAAACATACTCCACTTCAAGGATATTTTGACTTGCCTACTGAATGCACGATAGTGGCAAGGAAAAACCCTCGTCCCTCCTTAGGAgagttgtttcagaagaacaggcTCGAAAAGGAGAACTACTCTAAGGAAAATTATCATACCAAATATTCTGCAGGGGTCAGTGATATGTCCATAAAGAAGTTTTTGAAGTGGCTGATGCTCCGTAGTGGTACTCCTGCTGATCCGGTTTCAGCTGAAAACAGACTCCAAAAG GCATTACAAATTTTCAGCAGAAAAGTTCATCCAGAGTGCTCTACCGTTCCACAAAATTCTCAAATGTCCCGCAAGAATGAGAACAACACCGGAATCACTCTTAGTTACAACAAGAATGCAGCTCGTTCAATGGtagatgaagaaatatcctcaTTTCCTCCACGGAGTCATCAGACTCAAAAACGAGGTACCATGACAAAGGACAGCACTCTATACGCGAACGGAGAATACTGGATCAAGACAGACGCAGAAT